The genomic segment GAGAAATGTTAGGAAACAATTTGACGGGATGGGTTCCATCCTCCGGAATTGGTTTGCTGGCCGTGTCGGCGCTCGTTGCGATCATGACGTCGGAATTTACATCCAACGTATCGTCGGCCAATATGGTGGTGCCGGTCATCATTCTGCTTTCCGGGGCGAACGGCTTTCCGGCCGCAATCGCAGCAACGATGGCAGCTTCACTTGGGTTTATGCTGCCAATTTCTACTCCGACGAATGCGATCGTCTACAGTTCAGGCTATATCCCGCTCGGACGCATGATTCGTTACGGGGTTTTGCTGGATATAATCGGGTGGATCGTGATTGTGTGTGGCGTGATGATACTGTTGTAGATATACCTTTTTTGGGTTATTTTATTGGGTACGAATAACCGTTACCTTCATATCTTGCTTCCGGGATTTAGGATCATGGAGTTTTCATGCGGTATTTTCTTTTAATCAGTTTCCTGACATGGTCTTCTTTTGCTCAAAACATTCTGCCGACATCCGGGAAAGAACGTTTATCCGGTTTTCAGAAGCGTCAGGAAATGCAAAAATATTCGCTCGTGCGGCAAGTGCCGTTCCGCTCGATCGGGCCGACGATCATGAGCGGACGCGTTACGGACATTGACGCGTCGCCGGATGATCCGACGCATTTTTACGTAGCGTATGCCAGCGGCGGTTTATGGAAAACTGTAAACAATGGGATTTCTTTCGTTCCGGTCTTCGATTACGAAGCATCCATGAGCATCGGTGATATTGCGGTCGATTGGAAGCATGGTGAAACGATTTGGGCAGGAACAGGTGAAAATAATTCCAGCCGTTCGTCCTATTCGGGTACAGGTATTTATAAAAGCACCGACAGCGGACAGTCGTGGATTTTCTGCGGTTTGGAAGAATCGCATCACATCGGCCGGATTGTAATTCATCCCGGCGATCCCCAAACATTGTGGGTGGCGGCTACGGGGCACTTGTATTCACCTAATCATGAACGCGGTATTTACAAAACGACCGACGGCGGACTTTCATGGAAACAAGTTTTATTTATCGATGATAAAACCGGTGCGATCGATCTCGTTGTTGATCCGAATGATCCGAATATTTTGTATGCGTCGATGTGGCACCGGGAACGTTATTCGTGGGATATGGTCGAAAGCGGCGCTACGTCCGGTATTTATAAAAGCACGGACGGCGGCGAAACATGGAATTGTCTGACGGTGGAAGGCAGCGGTTTCCCGACCGGTGAGGGCATCGGACGAATTGGCCTCGATATCAGCCGAGTCAATTCCCAAACGTTGTACGCTATTCTGGACAATCAATTGCGGCGTCCGAAGGAACCTCAAGCCGATCATATTCTGACCAAAGAAACTTTACGCACGATCAGCAAAGACGATTTCCTGAAACTCAACAACGA from the bacterium genome contains:
- a CDS encoding anion permease — protein: EMLGNNLTGWVPSSGIGLLAVSALVAIMTSEFTSNVSSANMVVPVIILLSGANGFPAAIAATMAASLGFMLPISTPTNAIVYSSGYIPLGRMIRYGVLLDIIGWIVIVCGVMILL